The following are encoded together in the Streptomyces sp. NBC_00358 genome:
- a CDS encoding ABC transporter permease subunit, with product MAVEHPLTQPGEQTRIHNIGYRNYDGARLGRAYARRSLYSQSLRGAYGLGRSVKSKVLPMLLFVVMCVPALIMVAVAVATKAKDLPVDYTRYAVIMQAVIGLYVASQGPQAVSRDLRFKTVPLYFSRPIETSDYVRAKYAALTSALFILTAAPLIVLYVGALLAKLDFSDQTKGFGQGLLSVALLSLLFAGIGLVISAITPRRGFGIAAVIAALTISYGAVSTVQAIAFERSSSGAVPWLGLFSPITLIDGVQTAFLGASSAFPGEVGPSSGQGVVYLAVVLGLIAGCYGLLMRRYRKVGL from the coding sequence ATGGCAGTTGAGCACCCCCTCACCCAGCCGGGTGAGCAGACCCGTATCCACAACATCGGCTACCGCAACTACGACGGCGCACGCCTCGGCCGCGCCTACGCCCGCCGCTCCCTCTACTCGCAGTCCCTGCGCGGCGCCTACGGACTCGGCCGCTCGGTCAAGTCCAAGGTCCTGCCGATGCTGCTCTTCGTGGTCATGTGCGTCCCCGCGCTGATCATGGTCGCCGTCGCCGTCGCCACGAAGGCCAAGGACCTGCCCGTCGACTACACGCGCTACGCGGTGATCATGCAGGCGGTCATCGGCCTGTACGTCGCCTCCCAGGGCCCCCAGGCGGTCTCCCGCGACCTGCGCTTCAAGACCGTGCCGCTGTACTTCTCACGCCCCATCGAGACCAGCGACTACGTACGTGCCAAGTACGCGGCGCTGACCTCGGCACTGTTCATCCTCACGGCCGCCCCGCTGATCGTGCTCTACGTAGGCGCGCTGCTGGCCAAACTCGACTTCTCCGACCAGACCAAGGGCTTCGGACAGGGACTGCTCTCCGTGGCACTGCTGTCCCTGCTCTTCGCCGGCATCGGCCTGGTCATCTCGGCGATCACCCCGCGCCGCGGCTTCGGCATCGCGGCCGTCATCGCCGCCCTGACCATCTCCTACGGAGCCGTCTCCACCGTCCAGGCCATCGCCTTCGAACGCTCCAGCAGCGGAGCCGTCCCCTGGCTCGGGCTCTTCTCGCCCATCACCCTCATCGACGGAGTACAGACGGCCTTCCTGGGCGCCTCCTCCGCGTTCCCCGGCGAGGTGGGTCCCTCGTCCGGCCAGGGCGTCGTCTACCTCGCCGTCGTCCTGGGCCTCATCGCCGGCTGCTACGGCCTGCTGATGCGCCGCTACCGAAAGGTCGGGCTGTGA
- a CDS encoding ABC transporter ATP-binding protein yields the protein MIATESLSKRYPRVTALDRLSVDVGPGVTGLVGANGAGKSTLIKILLGLSPATEGSARVLGLDVATEGGAIRERVGYMPEHDCLPPDVSATEFVVHMARMSGLPPAAARERTADTLRHVGLYEERYRPIGGYSTGMKQRVKLAQALVHDPQLVFLDEPTNGLDPVGRDDMLGLIRRIHTDFGISVLVTSHLLGELERTCDHVVVVDGGKLLRSSSTTDFTQTTTTLAIEVTDTDEHPDGTAAVREVLHARGIETHDGSGLPGAGHILLLTTESEDTYDLVRDVVADLGLGLVRMEQRRHHIAEVFKDSDEQRARDERAASADPRTGDDQRKEAVGHGS from the coding sequence GTGATCGCGACCGAAAGCCTGAGCAAGCGGTACCCCCGGGTGACCGCGCTTGACCGGCTCTCCGTGGACGTCGGGCCCGGTGTGACGGGACTCGTCGGAGCCAACGGAGCCGGCAAGTCCACACTGATCAAGATCCTGCTGGGTCTGTCCCCCGCCACCGAGGGGAGCGCACGCGTGCTCGGCCTCGACGTCGCCACCGAAGGCGGCGCCATCCGCGAACGCGTCGGGTACATGCCCGAACACGACTGCCTGCCGCCCGACGTCTCGGCCACCGAGTTCGTCGTCCACATGGCGCGGATGTCCGGGCTGCCGCCGGCCGCCGCCCGCGAGCGCACCGCGGACACCCTGCGCCACGTCGGACTGTACGAGGAGCGCTACCGCCCCATCGGCGGCTACTCGACGGGCATGAAGCAGCGCGTCAAGCTCGCCCAGGCCCTCGTCCACGACCCCCAGCTCGTCTTCCTGGACGAACCGACCAACGGCCTGGACCCGGTCGGCCGCGACGACATGCTCGGACTGATCCGCCGCATCCACACGGACTTCGGCATCTCGGTCCTGGTCACCTCGCACCTCCTGGGCGAACTGGAACGCACCTGCGACCACGTCGTGGTCGTCGACGGCGGCAAGCTGCTGCGCTCCAGCTCCACCACGGACTTCACCCAGACCACCACGACCCTCGCCATCGAGGTCACCGACACCGACGAACACCCGGACGGCACGGCCGCCGTGCGCGAGGTGCTCCACGCACGCGGGATCGAGACCCACGACGGCAGCGGACTGCCGGGCGCCGGGCACATCCTGCTGCTGACCACCGAGAGCGAGGACACCTACGACCTCGTCCGCGACGTGGTCGCCGACCTCGGTCTGGGCCTGGTCCGCATGGAGCAGCGCAGGCACCACATCGCCGAGGTCTTCAAGGACAGCGACGAACAACGGGCACGGGACGAGCGAGCGGCGAGCGCCGACCCGCGGACCGGCGACGACCAGCGGAAGGAGGCGGTCGGCCATGGCAGTTGA
- a CDS encoding ABC transporter ATP-binding protein, with product MTTLNIDHVSRWFGNVVAVNDITMTIGPGVTGLLGPNGAGKSTLINMMGGFLAPSTGTVTLDGKPTWRNEDIYRHIGIVPEREAMYDFLTGREFVVANAELHGLGAKAAHRALATVEMEYAQDRKISTYSKGMRQRVKMASALVHDPSLLLLDEPFNGMDPRQRMQLMDLLRRMGDEGRTVLFSSHILEEVEQLAAHIEVIVAGRHAASGDFRRIRRLMTDRPHRYLVRSSDDRALAAALIADPSTSGIEVDLAEGALRIQAVDFGRFTALLPKVAREHGIRLLTVSPSDESLESVFSYLVAA from the coding sequence GTGACCACGCTCAACATCGACCATGTCTCGCGCTGGTTCGGCAACGTGGTGGCGGTCAACGACATCACGATGACGATCGGCCCCGGCGTCACCGGCCTGCTCGGCCCGAACGGCGCCGGGAAATCCACCCTCATCAACATGATGGGCGGCTTCCTCGCCCCCTCGACAGGCACCGTCACCCTCGACGGAAAACCGACCTGGCGCAACGAGGACATCTACCGCCACATCGGCATCGTCCCCGAGCGCGAGGCGATGTACGACTTCCTCACCGGGCGCGAATTCGTCGTCGCCAACGCCGAGTTGCACGGCCTCGGAGCCAAGGCCGCCCACCGGGCCCTCGCCACGGTCGAGATGGAGTACGCGCAGGACCGCAAGATCTCCACGTACTCCAAAGGCATGCGACAACGCGTGAAGATGGCGTCCGCACTCGTCCACGACCCGTCGCTGCTCCTGCTCGACGAGCCCTTCAACGGCATGGACCCGCGCCAGCGCATGCAGCTCATGGATCTGCTGCGCCGCATGGGCGACGAAGGCCGCACCGTGCTGTTCTCGTCCCACATCCTCGAAGAGGTGGAGCAACTCGCCGCCCACATCGAGGTGATCGTCGCCGGACGGCACGCGGCGAGCGGTGACTTCCGACGCATCCGCCGACTGATGACCGACCGCCCGCACCGCTACCTGGTCCGCTCCAGCGACGACCGGGCACTGGCCGCCGCGCTGATCGCCGACCCGTCGACCTCCGGCATCGAGGTCGACCTCGCCGAAGGCGCGCTGCGCATCCAGGCCGTCGACTTCGGCCGGTTCACCGCCCTGCTCCCGAAGGTCGCGCGCGAGCACGGCATCCGGCTGCTGACGGTCTCACCGTCCGACGAGTCCCTGGAATCCGTCTTCTCGTATCTTGTCGCGGCGTAG